In Anaerolineales bacterium, the following proteins share a genomic window:
- a CDS encoding histidine kinase yields MKKYRQPSFSSLRGLPIQLYAFTVLPLTILLLLIAFGSVTLHQNDMRSLVGERDERAVQSAAAALDSELHHRMATISSMVVFAGESDGVSFDELLATSSDLLSDFDGGVAFLDLSGELIASTNEHSLWNWIVQDTKNIHIASSLDSVPVISDPFIDPVSNRTFVIISAYSISHKVIAAGAFSPELLAEQTLSTSYPVDSQVTIYLVDKSRHVLFVIGSSNDQNLSADHPGITEALNGESGTRYVQVDNNEHVIAYSPIRATGWALMTEEAWEAVVSPSLQITQMAPLVLVPAFLLALFALWFGARRIVQPLQQLESKAAAVAWGDYETIKEPVGGIIEVQHLQSELTEMARKVQAAQEGLRDYIGAITNAQEEERSRLGRELHDDTIQAVIALKQRVQLAQKSVKTQGGHQALDELESLAEQTIENLRRLTRALRPIYLEDLGLVTALEMLARETSQANNLIVDFHLLGHERRLPREVELSLYRIAQEALNNVVHHAKAKRAALNIAFEQEIKLEVTDDGIGFNVPNSPTDFAPSGHFGLLGVHERADLIGARLGIESTLGKGTRLTVMLNRAEP; encoded by the coding sequence ATGAAAAAATACAGGCAGCCATCATTTTCCTCATTACGTGGTCTACCGATTCAACTATATGCCTTTACCGTTCTGCCATTGACGATCCTGTTGTTGTTGATCGCTTTCGGCAGTGTGACACTTCATCAGAATGATATGAGATCCCTTGTGGGGGAGCGTGACGAACGTGCGGTGCAGTCTGCCGCTGCCGCACTCGATTCCGAATTGCATCACCGCATGGCGACAATTTCGAGCATGGTCGTTTTCGCAGGGGAATCTGATGGGGTTTCTTTTGACGAACTTCTCGCCACTTCCAGTGATCTATTATCGGACTTCGATGGCGGCGTGGCTTTCCTCGATTTAAGCGGTGAACTCATTGCAAGCACGAACGAACATTCTCTCTGGAATTGGATCGTTCAAGATACAAAAAATATACATATCGCCTCATCCCTGGACTCGGTGCCTGTCATCTCAGATCCATTTATTGATCCAGTCTCAAATCGGACCTTTGTCATTATTTCCGCGTATTCAATCTCTCACAAAGTGATCGCAGCGGGGGCGTTCTCTCCAGAGTTGCTTGCAGAACAAACACTCTCAACCTCCTATCCTGTGGATAGCCAGGTGACAATATATTTGGTGGATAAATCGAGACATGTGCTTTTTGTGATCGGTTCATCCAACGATCAAAATCTTTCTGCAGACCATCCAGGCATAACTGAAGCGTTGAACGGTGAAAGCGGCACGCGGTACGTGCAAGTGGATAATAACGAGCATGTGATTGCCTACAGCCCGATCCGAGCCACTGGCTGGGCACTCATGACCGAAGAGGCATGGGAGGCGGTGGTCAGCCCTTCGCTGCAGATCACACAAATGGCTCCGCTTGTCCTTGTCCCCGCATTCCTCCTGGCCCTGTTTGCGTTATGGTTCGGGGCAAGAAGGATCGTCCAACCCTTGCAGCAGCTTGAATCAAAAGCCGCGGCAGTGGCGTGGGGCGACTACGAAACCATCAAGGAACCTGTCGGCGGGATCATCGAAGTACAGCACTTGCAAAGCGAATTGACCGAAATGGCACGCAAGGTGCAAGCCGCGCAGGAGGGTTTGCGTGACTATATTGGCGCGATCACCAATGCCCAGGAGGAGGAACGCAGCCGCCTTGGCCGCGAACTGCATGACGACACCATCCAGGCGGTCATCGCGCTCAAACAGCGCGTGCAGCTTGCCCAAAAATCCGTAAAAACACAAGGCGGGCATCAGGCATTGGATGAACTTGAGTCCCTTGCCGAGCAGACCATCGAGAACCTGCGCCGCCTGACGCGTGCCTTGCGTCCGATCTACCTCGAAGACCTGGGTCTCGTCACAGCTTTGGAAATGCTGGCGCGTGAGACCAGCCAGGCAAATAATTTGATAGTGGATTTTCATTTGTTGGGACACGAACGTCGTCTGCCGCGCGAGGTGGAACTGTCGTTGTATCGCATCGCGCAGGAAGCCCTGAATAACGTGGTGCATCATGCGAAGGCAAAACGCGCCGCGCTCAACATTGCCTTCGAACAGGAAATCAAACTGGAAGTGACGGACGATGGCATCGGCTTCAACGTACCAAACAGCCCTACCGACTTTGCGCCAAGCGGTCATTTCGGTCTGCTCGGGGTACATGAGCGGGCAGATTTGATAGGCGCACGGCTCGGGATTGAATCCACTTTGGGTAAAGGAACCAGGCTCACGGTCATGTTGAACCGTGCTGAACCATGA
- a CDS encoding DUF2085 domain-containing protein: protein MSISSTAQQKPRRNVFQWIGSHWFQTFLIIYGAWVFLPYLAPVFMQIGWTGAGQALYFMYSFFCHQLPERSFFWFGEKSMYSLGEIQAAWQDTANPLILRQFIGNEAMGWKIAWSDRMISFYTSVWFFALLWYPMRRRVKPLSWLAFVLMLIPIAMDGMTHMVSDFAGIGQGFRDTNQWLAVLTNNTLPVTFYAGDALGSFNSIMRFITGLLAGLAVVWLAFPYIVQSQDYNQQLVEKSYAKVIEQIKNENPHSAG, encoded by the coding sequence ATGTCTATAAGTTCAACCGCCCAACAGAAACCCAGACGAAATGTCTTCCAATGGATCGGTTCACACTGGTTTCAGACCTTTTTGATCATCTACGGCGCGTGGGTATTTCTGCCATATCTCGCTCCCGTCTTCATGCAGATCGGCTGGACAGGCGCAGGGCAGGCGTTGTACTTCATGTATTCCTTCTTCTGTCATCAACTGCCAGAGCGTTCGTTCTTCTGGTTCGGCGAGAAAAGCATGTACTCACTCGGCGAAATCCAAGCTGCATGGCAGGATACTGCTAATCCCTTGATCCTCCGTCAATTCATTGGCAACGAGGCGATGGGCTGGAAGATCGCGTGGTCGGACCGCATGATATCGTTCTATACCAGTGTGTGGTTCTTTGCATTGCTCTGGTATCCAATGCGCCGCAGGGTCAAACCGCTCTCGTGGTTGGCGTTCGTTCTCATGCTTATCCCCATTGCGATGGACGGCATGACCCACATGGTCAGCGACTTCGCTGGCATCGGACAGGGATTCCGTGATACAAATCAATGGTTGGCCGTATTAACAAACAATACCCTGCCTGTAACGTTCTACGCGGGCGACGCGCTTGGCTCGTTCAATTCGATCATGCGCTTCATTACTGGACTTTTGGCTGGATTGGCCGTTGTCTGGCTTGCCTTTCCTTACATTGTTCAGTCACAAGACTATAATCAACAACTGGTTGAGAAATCGTATGCCAAAGTCATCGAACAAATCAAAAACGAAAATCCGCATTCTGCTGGCTGA
- a CDS encoding copper-translocating P-type ATPase, which yields MSESEHNHDQHSSHNKQPEHMDHSKHNEHAGHKMPDHSTDETHMDHSMHNEQMDHSSHAAESDHAGHDEHAGHTDHSGHEQMFRTRFWGSLALSIPVLFFSPMIQDWLNFTAPSFTGSEWIPFIFSLVIFAYGGVPFINMAKPEIRSREPGMMTLISLAISVAFVYSLAAQLFDLGEGFFWELVTLIDIMLLGHWMEMRSVRQASGALNELAKLMPDEAELVTSDGNTKKVSVSELKNDDVVLVRPGASVPADGQVVDGESSVNESMITGESKPVDKGIDSKVIAGTINGDGSLRVRVTATGDQTALAGIMRLVDQAQKSKSKTQLLADQAAGWLFYIALGVAALTAIAWIIAVGFNIEVLKRVVTVLVIACPHALGLAVPLVVAITTSIGASNGILIRNRLALEAARDINVVVFDKTGTLTEGKFGVVGIETEGWDEDRALALAAAIEGDSEHLIARAIRNASDSRKSDTLTISNFSAIKGRGVQAVFEGKTVYMGGPRLLEILKTTPSSKLSNFADNVGRRAQSVVYLVVEKDVVAAFAVADVIRAESKQAVERLHAMGVEVAMLTGDSRPVAEAVASELGIDHVFAEVLPEHKDQKIAELQSQGKRVAMVGDGVNDAPALTRSDVGIAIGGGTDVAIESAGLILVKSNPLDVVKIITLSRAGYSKMIQNLWWAAGYNIVALPLAAGILAPWNILLSPAVGAVLMSVSTIVVAINAQLLRRTSLSS from the coding sequence ATGTCCGAATCAGAACATAACCACGATCAACATTCTTCTCATAACAAACAACCAGAACACATGGATCATTCCAAACACAACGAACACGCGGGGCACAAGATGCCCGATCATTCCACGGACGAAACGCACATGGATCACTCCATGCACAATGAACAGATGGATCATTCAAGTCATGCTGCAGAGAGTGACCATGCTGGGCACGATGAACATGCTGGCCACACTGACCATTCTGGTCATGAGCAGATGTTCCGCACCCGCTTCTGGGGGAGCTTGGCGCTAAGCATTCCCGTTCTGTTCTTCAGTCCCATGATTCAGGATTGGCTGAACTTCACTGCCCCATCGTTTACTGGCAGTGAATGGATTCCGTTCATCTTTTCGCTGGTCATCTTTGCTTACGGCGGCGTTCCGTTCATCAACATGGCGAAACCTGAAATTCGTAGCCGCGAACCTGGAATGATGACCCTCATTTCGCTGGCGATTTCTGTGGCGTTTGTCTATAGTCTCGCGGCACAACTCTTTGATCTTGGTGAAGGATTTTTCTGGGAGTTGGTCACGTTGATCGACATCATGCTCCTCGGTCATTGGATGGAGATGCGCAGTGTGCGTCAGGCGTCGGGCGCGTTGAACGAACTTGCAAAGTTGATGCCTGATGAGGCTGAACTTGTTACCTCGGATGGCAATACAAAAAAGGTTTCGGTCAGCGAACTCAAGAACGATGATGTTGTTCTTGTCCGACCAGGTGCGAGCGTCCCCGCGGATGGACAGGTTGTCGACGGAGAGTCTAGTGTCAACGAGTCGATGATCACGGGTGAGTCAAAGCCTGTTGATAAGGGAATCGATTCAAAGGTCATCGCAGGAACGATCAACGGCGACGGCAGTTTGCGTGTACGCGTCACCGCTACAGGCGATCAAACCGCATTGGCGGGCATTATGCGTCTGGTGGATCAGGCGCAAAAGTCCAAATCCAAAACACAGTTGCTTGCCGATCAAGCTGCGGGCTGGCTGTTTTATATCGCGCTGGGGGTCGCGGCACTTACCGCAATCGCGTGGATTATTGCAGTCGGTTTCAACATCGAGGTCTTGAAACGCGTCGTCACCGTGTTGGTAATCGCTTGCCCTCATGCGCTCGGCTTGGCTGTCCCGTTGGTGGTTGCCATCACGACCTCCATAGGCGCGAGCAACGGCATTCTGATCCGTAATCGTCTGGCGCTCGAAGCCGCACGGGATATTAACGTGGTTGTTTTTGACAAGACAGGTACATTGACCGAAGGCAAATTTGGGGTGGTGGGAATCGAAACGGAGGGTTGGGATGAGGACCGCGCCCTCGCCTTAGCCGCCGCAATCGAAGGCGACTCGGAACACTTGATCGCGCGCGCCATTCGGAACGCTTCAGACTCACGAAAATCTGATACGCTAACGATCAGCAATTTCTCTGCGATAAAAGGACGCGGTGTGCAAGCCGTCTTTGAAGGAAAAACGGTTTACATGGGCGGACCTCGCCTATTGGAAATTCTCAAAACGACCCCGTCATCAAAGCTTTCAAACTTCGCCGATAACGTTGGACGAAGAGCACAGTCAGTTGTTTACCTTGTTGTTGAGAAAGATGTCGTTGCAGCGTTTGCCGTGGCGGACGTGATCCGCGCGGAGAGTAAGCAAGCCGTCGAGAGGCTGCATGCGATGGGCGTGGAAGTCGCCATGTTGACAGGAGACAGCCGTCCCGTGGCTGAAGCGGTTGCGTCCGAGTTGGGTATTGACCATGTCTTTGCCGAAGTCCTGCCTGAACACAAGGATCAAAAGATTGCAGAGTTGCAATCGCAAGGAAAGCGCGTGGCGATGGTCGGCGATGGGGTCAACGACGCGCCCGCACTCACACGATCCGATGTGGGCATTGCCATTGGCGGCGGCACGGATGTGGCAATTGAATCGGCTGGTTTAATTTTAGTGAAAAGCAATCCACTGGACGTGGTCAAGATCATCACCTTGAGTCGCGCTGGTTACAGCAAGATGATCCAAAACCTGTGGTGGGCGGCTGGTTATAACATCGTCGCGCTTCCACTGGCGGCAGGCATTCTGGCGCCGTGGAACATCCTGCTTTCTCCCGCCGTTGGCGCAGTATTAATGTCGGTCAGCACGATTGTTGTCGCCATCAATGCCCAATTGTTACGCAGGACTTCGCTGTCATCGTGA
- a CDS encoding L,D-transpeptidase yields MKTDSMRLSTKSLLATRQPTWRIPTLLIIAIFVLAVPAVYFVLTSPVFAFVSSNGRSPVPAEEIHWASVDIAKPMIATIDASVFAAPLIDSAASPPLDTHSPPASDFGESVPTNPPDGSTTETPGTLVMEIVDDAAIGQFAGTDNTQNQHSTEGKDERWIDVNLSEQRVYVYEGDTLVNSFLASTGLAVTPTVTGSFNIWIKVRIQDMFGPGYYLPDVPYVMYFYEDYGLHGTYWHDNFGTPMSRGCVNLTIDDATWLFNWASVGTVVNVHY; encoded by the coding sequence ATGAAGACCGATTCAATGCGGCTGTCGACTAAGAGTCTTTTGGCGACTCGGCAACCTACCTGGCGCATTCCCACTCTACTGATTATTGCCATATTCGTGTTGGCTGTTCCAGCGGTATATTTTGTTTTGACCAGCCCCGTGTTTGCATTCGTTTCTAGTAACGGCAGGTCGCCCGTGCCAGCAGAAGAAATCCATTGGGCGTCTGTGGATATTGCAAAACCGATGATCGCTACAATCGATGCGAGTGTGTTTGCCGCACCATTGATTGATTCCGCTGCAAGCCCGCCTTTGGATACACATTCACCTCCAGCCAGCGATTTTGGGGAATCGGTTCCAACCAACCCGCCAGACGGGTCTACAACCGAAACACCCGGCACGCTTGTTATGGAGATCGTTGACGATGCTGCCATAGGTCAATTCGCTGGAACGGATAATACCCAGAATCAGCATTCAACCGAGGGTAAAGATGAACGCTGGATCGATGTGAACCTATCCGAACAGCGTGTTTATGTTTATGAAGGCGATACATTGGTGAATTCGTTTCTGGCATCAACAGGTTTGGCTGTTACGCCGACCGTTACGGGTTCGTTCAATATCTGGATAAAAGTACGTATTCAGGATATGTTCGGGCCCGGCTACTACCTTCCGGATGTGCCCTATGTGATGTATTTCTACGAAGATTACGGCCTGCACGGCACCTACTGGCATGATAACTTTGGCACGCCGATGAGCCGCGGCTGTGTGAACTTGACGATCGACGATGCAACATGGCTGTTCAATTGGGCCTCGGTTGGGACCGTTGTTAATGTCCACTATTAG
- a CDS encoding DMT family transporter: protein MWALLALGVAVLTSFNPILYKRMLKDSEPVIIVWGVTLLSLPLLGLFAFILAPAIPSIDGVFVASVLGSAILNVIAHLASTKALKLADVSLVTPLLIFSPVFTVLISAVFLGEVPSATGMLGVGFVLAGAYMIIYNRKQGWLTPFKSITLTPGVGLVLMAGLLWAITPLFEKTAILHTEPQSPRFAAFVGTTLLVLILSPYVMVRGRSIIGGMMGHRKSLLLAGLIAGTAPILGYTAFSLGFVGYVTTLFKLSTLMTVIWSSVLLKEGSIRSRLPASLVMVLGALLIALGNG from the coding sequence ATGTGGGCGCTTCTTGCCTTGGGCGTGGCGGTGTTGACCTCCTTCAATCCCATCCTCTACAAACGGATGTTGAAGGATTCCGAACCTGTAATTATAGTATGGGGAGTTACCTTGCTCTCACTGCCATTGCTTGGGTTGTTCGCATTCATCCTTGCGCCTGCCATTCCATCCATTGATGGGGTGTTTGTCGCGAGCGTGCTGGGTTCTGCGATTCTGAATGTGATCGCACATCTCGCCTCTACAAAAGCATTGAAACTAGCGGACGTATCATTGGTAACGCCGTTATTGATTTTCAGCCCGGTCTTTACCGTGTTGATCTCTGCCGTCTTTTTGGGCGAGGTCCCATCCGCAACAGGGATGCTGGGTGTGGGATTCGTGCTGGCTGGCGCGTATATGATCATTTACAACAGAAAGCAAGGATGGTTGACTCCTTTCAAGTCGATTACCCTCACGCCTGGCGTCGGGTTGGTCCTTATGGCGGGACTGCTATGGGCGATCACACCGTTATTCGAGAAGACGGCGATCTTGCACACGGAACCTCAAAGCCCGCGCTTCGCCGCATTTGTAGGCACGACATTGTTGGTTCTCATCTTGAGCCCTTACGTAATGGTGCGGGGTAGGTCCATAATTGGCGGGATGATGGGACATCGAAAATCATTGCTCCTGGCAGGGTTGATCGCAGGGACCGCACCCATATTGGGGTATACGGCATTCAGTCTCGGATTCGTAGGGTATGTGACAACCTTGTTCAAATTGAGCACGCTTATGACTGTAATTTGGAGTTCAGTTCTGCTGAAGGAAGGAAGCATTCGATCACGCCTGCCTGCGTCGCTGGTGATGGTGCTCGGCGCGCTCTTGATCGCGTTGGGCAACGGGTGA
- a CDS encoding DUF3105 domain-containing protein produces the protein MNTKTKREQRRKKQQRQEMTSKLIWGALGVAVLAVIGSIIWQGVKPAAGEAIPEMVEIPHIPLDTDPGQYNSDPPTSGPHYASELDAGFYDTNIYQYPAGYLVHNLEHGYIIFWYNCDLLDKSGCDELKSQIRTVMDELGNVKLIAYPWNTTDVPLVMTSWARLQKFDTFDMETAKAFYRANLNRAPEPGAP, from the coding sequence ATGAATACGAAAACAAAACGAGAGCAAAGACGCAAGAAACAACAAAGGCAGGAAATGACTTCCAAACTCATTTGGGGTGCACTTGGTGTTGCAGTTTTGGCAGTCATTGGATCGATCATCTGGCAGGGCGTAAAACCAGCCGCAGGTGAAGCCATTCCCGAAATGGTGGAGATACCGCATATCCCGCTAGATACTGATCCTGGTCAATACAATTCCGACCCGCCGACATCGGGTCCGCATTATGCGAGTGAACTAGACGCTGGATTTTATGACACCAACATCTATCAATATCCCGCAGGCTATCTTGTTCACAACCTCGAGCATGGATATATCATCTTTTGGTACAACTGCGACCTGCTCGACAAATCAGGATGTGACGAATTAAAATCGCAGATCCGCACAGTCATGGACGAACTTGGTAATGTGAAATTGATTGCCTATCCTTGGAATACCACAGATGTCCCGCTGGTTATGACATCATGGGCACGCCTGCAGAAGTTCGATACATTCGATATGGAAACGGCAAAAGCCTTCTATCGCGCCAATCTCAACCGCGCGCCTGAACCCGGCGCGCCATAA
- a CDS encoding rhodanese-like domain-containing protein, giving the protein MTKKNLLLSTILLASLLAACQSQPAVNEENVAVAGGSYTNITAEGLNTMLKDKDFVLVNVHIPYAGDIPNTDLSIPYNEITESSYLSQLPEDKDAKIVLYCRSGRMSQIASEELVSLGYSNVWNFKNGMVEWEQAGYSLEE; this is encoded by the coding sequence ATGACAAAGAAAAATTTACTGCTTTCAACTATTCTACTGGCATCGCTTCTTGCAGCGTGTCAGTCGCAACCCGCGGTGAACGAAGAAAACGTCGCTGTAGCGGGCGGTTCGTATACGAACATTACTGCGGAGGGGTTGAACACGATGTTGAAGGACAAGGATTTCGTGCTTGTGAATGTTCATATTCCGTACGCGGGTGACATTCCAAACACCGATCTGTCCATCCCATACAACGAAATCACAGAATCATCATACTTGTCCCAACTGCCTGAAGATAAAGATGCAAAGATCGTGTTGTATTGTCGCAGCGGACGCATGAGCCAGATCGCTTCGGAGGAACTCGTGTCGTTGGGGTATTCCAACGTCTGGAATTTCAAGAATGGCATGGTCGAGTGGGAACAGGCTGGCTATTCGCTGGAAGAATAA
- a CDS encoding response regulator transcription factor, whose amino-acid sequence MPKSSNKSKTKIRILLADDHHIVRAGIRQIIESARDMQVIAEAGDGDEAQSLIQKHKPDVAVLDIQMPKASGIEVTRWVRSHLPEVGVLILTAYDDDPYVMAVLQAGANGYVLKTAKTDELIQAVRDVNEGRSALDPNITRKLMSNLFKPAETTPINSLTDRELDVLQLAAKGFTNKAIGVQLGISDRTVQGHLAHIFAKLQASSRTEAVMRAVSLGWVSQNAGQINEE is encoded by the coding sequence ATGCCAAAGTCATCGAACAAATCAAAAACGAAAATCCGCATTCTGCTGGCTGACGACCACCACATCGTCCGCGCAGGGATTCGCCAGATCATCGAAAGCGCGCGCGACATGCAGGTCATTGCCGAGGCGGGAGACGGGGATGAGGCGCAGTCCCTAATACAAAAACACAAGCCCGATGTGGCGGTGCTAGATATCCAAATGCCCAAAGCCAGCGGCATCGAAGTGACACGCTGGGTGCGCTCACATTTACCCGAGGTCGGTGTTCTGATCCTAACCGCGTATGACGATGATCCGTATGTAATGGCCGTCCTGCAGGCAGGCGCGAACGGATATGTTCTCAAGACTGCCAAGACAGACGAACTTATCCAGGCGGTGCGAGACGTGAACGAGGGCAGGTCGGCGCTCGACCCGAATATTACGCGCAAACTGATGTCGAACCTGTTCAAACCTGCTGAAACGACGCCGATCAACTCGCTGACCGACCGTGAACTGGATGTGCTGCAATTGGCAGCAAAGGGATTCACCAACAAGGCCATTGGCGTGCAACTGGGCATCAGCGACCGCACCGTTCAGGGGCATCTCGCGCACATCTTCGCCAAATTGCAAGCCAGCAGCCGCACCGAAGCTGTCATGCGGGCCGTCTCGCTTGGATGGGTGTCACAGAATGCGGGTCAGATCAACGAAGAATGA
- a CDS encoding thioredoxin domain-containing protein yields MEQYVSNGTVRVGYWNFAFLGPESTWSAEAAECAADQDQFWAYHDKLYESQAGENQGAFNKENLKKFAEEIGLDTQAFDECLDSGKYTSLIEQDTQAAQSLGVQSTPTFLVNGQPVIGAQPFEVFQQAIESFLK; encoded by the coding sequence ATCGAGCAGTATGTAAGTAATGGCACAGTTCGTGTCGGTTATTGGAATTTCGCATTTCTTGGACCTGAATCAACATGGTCTGCGGAAGCTGCCGAATGTGCGGCAGACCAGGATCAATTCTGGGCGTATCACGATAAACTCTATGAAAGCCAGGCTGGTGAAAATCAGGGCGCGTTCAATAAGGAAAATCTAAAGAAGTTTGCTGAGGAAATCGGACTTGACACACAGGCATTCGACGAATGTCTGGATTCAGGAAAGTACACGTCCTTGATCGAGCAGGATACACAAGCTGCGCAATCACTGGGTGTGCAAAGTACCCCGACGTTCCTGGTCAATGGTCAACCTGTGATCGGCGCACAGCCGTTCGAAGTATTTCAGCAAGCCATCGAGTCATTTTTGAAATAA
- a CDS encoding YHS domain-containing protein: MSETVHDPVCHMDIDPATAAGKSEYKGQTYYFCSLGCKSSFDKDPEKYIGKTEEHEHHHH, translated from the coding sequence ATGTCTGAAACTGTTCACGATCCCGTATGTCACATGGACATAGATCCTGCTACCGCCGCAGGCAAGTCCGAGTACAAGGGGCAGACTTACTATTTTTGTTCACTTGGCTGCAAGAGTTCCTTTGACAAGGATCCGGAGAAATACATCGGCAAGACTGAGGAGCACGAGCACCATCATCACTAG
- a CDS encoding cytochrome c, with amino-acid sequence MSLKKNVKQKAKINSAVVMLIGFALVVLDIALLNRGGSTGKPVVINNTAVPPVPTLRADRVAEGETLYLQYCAECHGVDLKGSPTWKEPLADGSLPPPPQDDTGHTWHHADKLLIEIIQNGGDVSYNSKMPAFGDKLTEDQIVSILEFFKSKWGIEAREAQWWISARPE; translated from the coding sequence ATGTCACTAAAGAAGAATGTAAAACAAAAAGCGAAAATCAATTCAGCAGTTGTGATGTTGATCGGTTTTGCTTTGGTTGTGTTGGATATCGCCTTGCTGAATAGAGGCGGGTCAACTGGTAAACCTGTGGTCATTAACAATACGGCAGTGCCGCCTGTGCCCACACTCCGCGCTGACAGAGTGGCGGAAGGCGAGACTTTGTACTTGCAATATTGCGCGGAATGTCATGGCGTGGACTTGAAAGGCTCGCCCACCTGGAAGGAGCCGCTCGCAGACGGGTCGCTCCCGCCCCCGCCACAGGATGACACCGGTCACACCTGGCACCATGCCGACAAACTGTTGATCGAGATCATCCAGAACGGAGGCGATGTCTCTTATAACTCGAAAATGCCTGCCTTTGGAGACAAACTCACCGAGGACCAGATCGTATCCATCCTTGAGTTTTTCAAAAGCAAGTGGGGTATAGAGGCGCGTGAGGCTCAGTGGTGGATCAGCGCCCGCCCTGAATAG
- a CDS encoding TlpA disulfide reductase family protein, producing MSSSPSPREGFFAPGFTLDMLNRGTITLSELRGKIVVINFWTTWCPPCREETPALEASYEAYKDSEVVILGLNLTDQDSLKDVEAFVQEFGLTYPVLLDRDGSVGLMYQLNGLPTTFFINREGIIRTVVVGGPMSETFIRSKIEALLKDAK from the coding sequence TTGTCCTCCTCCCCGAGTCCGCGCGAGGGATTTTTTGCTCCAGGCTTCACGCTCGATATGCTGAATCGAGGCACGATCACGCTCTCGGAACTGCGGGGCAAAATTGTCGTAATCAATTTCTGGACAACATGGTGCCCACCTTGCCGCGAGGAAACTCCTGCGCTGGAAGCTTCCTACGAGGCGTATAAAGATTCAGAAGTGGTCATCCTTGGGTTGAATCTAACCGATCAGGATTCCTTGAAAGATGTGGAAGCCTTCGTCCAGGAGTTTGGGCTGACCTATCCCGTCCTTCTCGATCGCGATGGATCTGTCGGCCTCATGTATCAACTGAACGGTTTGCCGACCACATTCTTTATCAATCGGGAGGGTATCATCCGCACGGTAGTGGTGGGCGGACCGATGAGCGAGACCTTCATCCGCTCGAAGATCGAGGCGCTCTTGAAAGATGCGAAGTAA
- a CDS encoding prolipoprotein diacylglyceryl transferase yields MPLLALLAGLWGSMVILEREAKRLKLDPSRVSNLVSYSLVAGIVGARLGYALKFPALYVSKPLSLLALTPTTLLPFMGILVGMIAFWILIDYQKLPLRQTLDSLAPGLALIMIFIGLAHILSGDAFGSPTNAPWAIRLWNEYRHPVQFYETLLALMVFTVVLGRFPKPAGTGWNFLLVVVLSAASRIFLEAFRGDSIFLPGGFREAQLAALGVMGVGFYFVRKWTNLETLEE; encoded by the coding sequence ATGCCTCTACTGGCCTTGTTGGCGGGGTTATGGGGAAGCATGGTCATACTGGAGCGTGAAGCCAAAAGATTGAAACTGGACCCATCCAGGGTCAGCAACCTTGTTTCATATAGTCTGGTGGCTGGCATTGTTGGCGCGCGGTTGGGGTACGCGCTGAAGTTTCCAGCGCTGTATGTTTCCAAACCGTTAAGCCTGCTGGCGCTGACCCCCACTACGCTTCTGCCGTTCATGGGCATTCTGGTGGGTATGATCGCTTTTTGGATATTGATCGATTACCAGAAATTGCCGCTGCGCCAGACCCTTGACTCGCTAGCCCCTGGTCTTGCCTTAATCATGATCTTTATCGGACTTGCCCACATTCTGAGCGGTGATGCATTCGGTTCGCCAACAAATGCACCCTGGGCAATCCGCTTGTGGAACGAGTACCGCCATCCTGTGCAATTCTACGAAACGCTGCTTGCCTTGATGGTATTTACCGTAGTTCTTGGCAGGTTTCCGAAACCTGCGGGCACAGGATGGAATTTCCTGCTGGTGGTCGTTCTTTCCGCCGCCTCCAGGATATTTCTAGAAGCCTTTCGCGGTGACAGTATTTTTCTGCCTGGCGGCTTTCGTGAGGCGCAGTTGGCTGCGCTGGGGGTAATGGGAGTTGGTTTTTACTTTGTGAGAAAGTGGACGAATCTTGAAACTTTAGAGGAATGA